The sequence GATCGtgataaattactacacgatcgttcataaattacaatacgatcatatagtaaattataacgatcgtgtagtaatatgtataaacgatcgtttagtaaattataaacgatcgtgtagtaatataTACACGATCATTAATTACAATATAAGTGTAGTTTAGCATTAAATTAcaatacgatcgtttatacattactacGCGGTCATTTATACATTATTATGCAATCGTTTATcacacgatcatatagtaaattataaacgatcgtgtagtaatttttacacgatcgtatagtaatgtataaacgatcacatagtaatttatacatgatcgcatagtaatgtataaacaatCGTTCACTTATCAATGATTTGTTTATCCCATTGTAGATCAATGACGCTACTTCGCATCTTTGTACGATTTGGTGGAGATTGGGATGAGTCCAGAAGAAATTATGTTGGTGGTCATATTAAAGGTTTGaaagtcagaaatgatataacagtcagtgaattagtgagtatgATGCACCAACGACTGAATATCGATCcgaatatgtttgatatacacatcaaatgttgcTACAATCTATTGGTCTCGGCTCCCCCAATTGACATAATCGACAATGAAGATCTTAGTTTCTTTTTAGAAGGCAGTGATGCATCCCGGATGTCGTTATTTGTATCAGTTACACCTTGTGAAAGTCATGGAGTACACATGGACAATATGTACCAGCATTGTAATCCAACCGATCAACCCAATCTAATTCATACCATTCTTCAATTGATGATTATATTGAGCATATAACTTGGGGGATGACCGAAGTGAAGTTTGGTTTGGTCGGAACAGTGAACCCAGATGTACTTCACAATTCAATACTGAACATGGATATGGACAATCTTCAGGTCTACAAACTTCTCCAACACCTAACATCCATGTTTAAACCCCACATGCTCCCGTTCCACCAGTTGTGATGCTTTCGATTCTAATGCTTTCTACCGTTCCAACCGAACCATTTGTTGATATACCCAAACCATCAGAGAGCCCATCGTACGATGACCTCATCACAATACCTCATGACTGTCTGAATGACGAGAATATAAAGATcgatcaaattttcttttcgaaaTATGACTTGTCAATTAAATTATCGATGCTTGCACTAGAAAGAACTTTAACTACCATGTAAAAAAGTCAACAAAGAGCTTGCTAACTATCTGGTGTTCGGTGGAGGAATGCAAGTGGAGGGTCCGTAtaaaaaaagatgaaagaaagtgattccttcaaagtgacGAAATATCCCAGCAAACATACATGTTCTCTTGAAATGAGTACTGGTAATCATCGATAAGCAAAAAGTTGGGTTATTGGACACTTAATCAAGTCCAAATACAAACAAATTGGTCAAACCTATCGCCCAAGGGATATAATTAAGGACATCCGACGAGATTATGGAGTGAACATTACCTACGGACGGGCTTATCGCGCTAGAGAGTACAGATTGGTGTATGCACGAGGGTCGCCAGAAGGATCTATTGCTATGTTAGGGCacaacaaaacctaaacgaccgcataacaaaatttaaacgatcacttaacaaaatctaaacgatcgcataacagatatctaaatgatcgcataacaaaaactaaacgatgacataaacatatatctaaacGACTGCGTAACAGTCAGtcaaacgatcgtataacaaaaactagacgatcgcataacaaatatctaaacgatctcATAATAGATatctagatgatcgtataacaaaaactaaacgatcgcataaaagttagccaaacgatcgcataatggatatctaaatgatcgcgtaacagttagctaaacaatcacataatagatatctaaacgattgtgtaacagttaactaaacgatcgttttgtATTTTCTATACAATCGCTTAATAATCtttatatgatcgtttagtaatatctaaacgctcacttaatattatttaaacgctcgcttagtattctctcaaCGATCAGGAAATGAACGAAATGGAGGGAAACCCTATCGTTGTAAAGTATTCATAGAGCACGTTCACCAATGGTCTGAAGGCTTTTTAAAAACTGagggtaattttgaaattttgcatggGGAAAAGATCAATAGTAGAAAAGCTTTTGGGTTTcgggtcattttgtgaaattttccttCACTTATTGCTTTTATAACACCATCTAAATTATTAGATGctaaaatataaagttaattcattttaaagaccaaaagtaacttttttttttcttttttctttttaatttacttaaccaagtaaaaaaaaaaagtgtttgaaACTATCATTTTCCTAAAACCCTATCCCAGTTATTTAATTCTACAGCAATTTAAAAGTCATTCACTTAAAGATAATAAACAACCTTAATGTTTATAAATCACTTTGATCCATTCTTATTTCTATTTCCATTTGAGCTATAAAATTAGTAACATTTAAGAACATTTACAAATCATTTTGGTATTACAAGCAGTGAGAATGTATTAGCAAGGTTAAAAGTAAAACACAATTTCACCATAAACCAAAAATCCCATATCtaagaaagaaaagatgaaATAAAAACTCAATACAAAAGGTAGCCGAAAGCTCCCATGCCTTGCCCTTAGTTCAGCTTCAAgacttcattttcctttctcccACTCTCATTAGCAATAACAGGTAATAAGGTTGTTTCAGAGGATACTACTGCCTCACCAACTGCTTCCTGTAACGGCTCCAACGAGTCGACGATATCTCTCATCAGCGGTCTCGCTTTCGGGTTCTTGTTCAGGCAATGGTAAGCCAGCATTGCGGCCTTGTGAAATCCTTTGACGGGGTATTCTCCTCCTAGTCTCGGATCGACAATGCTCATtagcttctttttctcttttaggaGAGGAAGAGCCCAATCGGTAAGGTTTTGCTCTCGAGCCGGTCGTAGTTTGTCTAGTGACTTTCTTCCTGTGAGTAGTTCGAGAAGAACAACTCCAAAGCTATAAACGTCGCTTCGAGGGGTCAAATGTCCTGAGCAGAAAAGATAAAAGACTTAATGTGCTGCCCACCAGAGTCTAATCCAATCATTCAAAAACCATTCGAGAAGAAAACGAAAAAAGGACAAGGATTTGTGCCTGTCAATATGTATTCTGGTGCGGCATATCCATAAGTTCCCATTATACGAGTAGAGACGTGGGATTTGTCGCCTACCGGTCCATCTTTCGCAAGGCCAAAGTCCGAAAGCTTTGGATTATAGTCCTGTTGTTGAACCAAACTGTTAATGTGTATAGGAACTATCGAGTACTCAAACAAATCTATATGTTTGTACTTCGGACATGGACTAACATAGAGGCAAAAATACATAATCACAAAACCAACCGAATCGAGCAGAATATTTGACGTCTTAAAATCACGATAGATGACCGGCTTTTCTGCTTCGTGGAGAAATGCTAGTCCTTTTGCAGCACCAAAGGCAATTTTCATTCTAATGGACCAAGGCAAAGGAAGCAGCACTCCTGCAGTCAGGGAATGTCAACATAACAAACCGCCGATAATTCTTCAATAGAAAGGTCGAGATAGTACAAAATTCTATAACCGTTAAACCGTCCCAACAATTTAATGCCATTTTCACAATGGTCAAACTCCTTGATGTCTTTCAAGAGCCTGCTAAAACTAAAAGTGACCAAATTCCAAAAGGCAACAATTTAAACTAGATGACACAAAGCACTGTTTGCTTGACATATAATATGTTCATTTCAATCCTAACATCTATACTATAACAAAAGAGACAAGCCACTTTTGGCATCTTGTCTTGTCACCATCCATAGATTTTATAAAGTAAGGACATAAAAAAATCCATCACATTCACTCTATGATTTTACCGTCAAACCCGTAAACTTCGTTTTTTCATCACGATAACGACATGCCAACCACCATGCCGGCTTTGATGTCTTGCTTTCTGTTTGTATTTCATTAATGTTTATTGCCACATGTGATGCTTCAATATTAAAATCAATGTTCTTATGATatgttgaaagaatttgaaacaGACTACGTTATGGTTACGGTTTCATGAACTGTTACGCTCTATAATCTGCAATGTTGAGAGCTCAAAAGCACAATATAGATGAAGAAATTAAGGATTGAACAAAGAAAAATTTGGGATTTACTTGGCTGCTTActtgaaaacaaattgttttCCACGCTCCCTCGAGGCAtgtactcatatatgagtacaCGATGCTCGTCTTCACAACAGTATCCAATTAACTTCACCAAATTTGGATGAGAAAGCTGCCCCAGAAATATGACTTCTGCCTAGAAAACAGTAGTGTCTTTTGATTAGAGAGAGCACATGGAATCAAATATGAGCAACAAAATAAGAAGAATAGAAAACTACCAGCCATTCCCTGTGGCCTTGATAACTATTAAATCCATCATGAACCTTAACAGCCACTGGAAGAGGAACAATTCCTTCTCTCAAATCCTCTGTAATGAACCCTTTATAAACACTTCCAAACCCTCCTCCGCCCAACACGCGGTCCTGTCTAAAATTTCCTGTAATTAACTTCAGCTCGTCGAATGTAAATGCAATCAGGGGATTAGTGGCCGAGTCACGACGCAAATCTTCTACTTCTTTGGGGTT comes from Benincasa hispida cultivar B227 chromosome 2, ASM972705v1, whole genome shotgun sequence and encodes:
- the LOC120072040 gene encoding probable serine/threonine-protein kinase PBL16 isoform X1, producing the protein MGNCWYRWEPTVNRVSSNAKSESPKVNSTSPYIRTNEHNLPSNPKEVEDLRRDSATNPLIAFTFDELKLITGNFRQDRVLGGGGFGSVYKGFITEDLREGIVPLPVAVKVHDGFNSYQGHREWLAEVIFLGQLSHPNLVKLIGYCCEDEHRVLIYEYMPRGSVENNLFSSKQPRVLLPLPWSIRMKIAFGAAKGLAFLHEAEKPVIYRDFKTSNILLDSDYNPKLSDFGLAKDGPVGDKSHVSTRIMGTYGYAAPEYILTGHLTPRSDVYSFGVVLLELLTGRKSLDKLRPAREQNLTDWALPLLKEKKKLMSIVDPRLGGEYPVKGFHKAAMLAYHCLNKNPKARPLMRDIVDSLEPLQEAVGEAVVSSETTLLPVIANESGRKENEVLKLN
- the LOC120072040 gene encoding probable serine/threonine-protein kinase PBL16 isoform X2, coding for MGNCWYRWEPTVNRVSSNAKSESPKVNSTSPYIRTNEHNLPSNPKEVEDLRRDSATNPLIAFTFDELKLITGNFRQDRVLGGGGFGSVYKGFITEDLREGIVPLPVAVKVHDGFNSYQGHREWLAEVIFLGQLSHPNLVKLIGYCCEDEHRVLIYEYMPRGSVENNLFSRVLLPLPWSIRMKIAFGAAKGLAFLHEAEKPVIYRDFKTSNILLDSDYNPKLSDFGLAKDGPVGDKSHVSTRIMGTYGYAAPEYILTGHLTPRSDVYSFGVVLLELLTGRKSLDKLRPAREQNLTDWALPLLKEKKKLMSIVDPRLGGEYPVKGFHKAAMLAYHCLNKNPKARPLMRDIVDSLEPLQEAVGEAVVSSETTLLPVIANESGRKENEVLKLN